The Pseudomonas sp. G2-4 genome window below encodes:
- a CDS encoding bifunctional DedA family/phosphatase PAP2 family protein, which translates to MGPWLDSITGWLTANPQWLAVAVFIVACVECLAIAGLIVPGTVLLFAIAVLAGSGALSLGETLLLGLLGGLLGDLVSYFLGRHFHQNIRRLPGLRHHPEWMSAAESYFQRYGIASLLVGRFIGPLRPMLPMVAGMCDMPFPRFAAVSLLAAAGWTVAYLLPGWATGAAFRLPLPEGFWPQAGVVIGSIAVMIGLSVNSSLRRHRHASALIAGIGLVILIGLFIGFRYLTAFDQGLVALVQEHRSATMDEIAVTFTLMGEFRYMLIFSSLLTASLLLARQWRQAIFAGGTMLLTSLANTGSKHFFARVRPEILTDPLTSYSMPSGHASGAFALFLSLAILAGRGQPPRMRLTWLLLACLPALAIALSRVYLGVHWPSDVIAGAMLAACVCAAVLWLSQRQAPLPAMPAKIWWLILPALVAAFSFFALRHLPHAMLRYAY; encoded by the coding sequence ATGGGCCCATGGCTCGATAGCATCACCGGCTGGCTGACTGCCAACCCGCAATGGCTGGCAGTGGCGGTGTTTATCGTCGCCTGTGTGGAATGCCTGGCCATCGCCGGGCTGATCGTGCCAGGCACCGTACTGTTATTTGCCATCGCGGTGCTGGCCGGCAGTGGGGCGTTGTCCCTCGGTGAAACGCTGTTGCTGGGTCTACTGGGTGGGTTGCTCGGTGACTTGGTGTCGTATTTCCTGGGCCGCCATTTTCACCAGAACATCCGCCGCCTGCCGGGGCTGCGGCATCATCCGGAATGGATGAGCGCGGCGGAAAGCTATTTCCAGCGCTACGGCATCGCCAGTCTGCTGGTGGGCCGTTTTATCGGCCCGCTCAGGCCAATGCTGCCGATGGTAGCGGGCATGTGCGACATGCCGTTCCCGCGCTTCGCCGCTGTGAGCCTGTTGGCCGCCGCGGGCTGGACCGTTGCCTACCTGTTGCCGGGCTGGGCCACCGGCGCGGCATTTCGCCTGCCGTTACCTGAAGGTTTCTGGCCACAAGCCGGCGTCGTCATCGGCAGTATCGCGGTGATGATCGGCCTGAGCGTCAACAGCAGCCTGCGCCGCCATCGCCACGCCTCGGCGCTGATCGCAGGCATAGGCCTGGTGATCCTGATCGGGTTGTTCATCGGCTTTCGTTACCTGACGGCGTTCGATCAGGGCCTGGTGGCCCTGGTCCAGGAACATCGCAGCGCGACAATGGACGAAATCGCCGTGACCTTCACGCTGATGGGCGAATTCCGCTACATGCTGATCTTCAGCAGCCTGTTGACGGCCTCGCTACTGCTGGCCCGCCAATGGCGGCAGGCAATCTTTGCCGGCGGCACGATGCTCCTCACCTCACTGGCCAATACCGGCAGCAAGCACTTCTTCGCCCGCGTGCGCCCGGAAATCCTCACCGACCCACTGACCAGCTACAGCATGCCCAGCGGCCATGCCTCCGGCGCATTCGCGCTGTTCCTGAGCCTCGCCATCCTGGCCGGTCGCGGACAACCGCCGCGCATGCGCCTGACCTGGCTGCTGCTGGCCTGCTTGCCAGCGTTGGCCATTGCCCTGTCGCGGGTGTACCTGGGGGTTCATTGGCCGAGCGACGTGATCGCCGGCGCCATGCTCGCCGCCTGCGTCTGCGCCGCCGTCCTGTGGTTGAGCCAGCGCCAGGCGCCGCTGCCGGCCATGCCAGCGAAAATCTGGTGGTTGATTTTGCCGGCGCTGGTGGCGGCGTTCAGCTTCTTTGCGTTGCGGCACCTGCCGCATGCGATGTTGCGGTATGCCTATTAG
- a CDS encoding DNA-3-methyladenine glycosylase, which produces MTDSPRPPNALPHAFFDRDAQVLAQDLLGKVIRHKVGDLWLSARIIETEAYYFAEKGSHASLGYTEKRKALFLDGGHIYMYYARGGDSLNFSAQGPGNAVLIKSAYPWVDAVSGPASLAQMLLNNPDAQGRPRASQKLCAGQTLLCKALGLKVPDWDAKRFDPERLLVEDVGVPTVNVIQTTRLGIPLGRDEHLLYRFVDAAYAPWCTRNPLRRGQVEGRDYFLLT; this is translated from the coding sequence ATGACCGATTCGCCACGTCCGCCAAACGCCCTGCCCCACGCTTTTTTTGACCGTGATGCCCAAGTGCTGGCCCAGGACTTACTGGGCAAGGTCATTCGTCACAAGGTCGGTGACCTGTGGCTCAGCGCGCGGATCATCGAGACCGAAGCCTATTACTTCGCCGAAAAAGGCAGCCACGCTTCGTTGGGCTACACGGAAAAACGTAAGGCATTGTTTCTGGATGGCGGCCACATCTATATGTACTACGCCCGGGGCGGCGATTCGCTGAACTTCAGCGCCCAGGGCCCCGGCAATGCGGTGCTGATCAAATCGGCGTACCCCTGGGTCGACGCGGTTTCCGGCCCGGCGAGCCTGGCGCAGATGCTGCTGAACAACCCCGATGCCCAGGGCCGCCCGCGCGCCTCACAAAAACTCTGTGCCGGCCAGACCTTGCTGTGCAAGGCTTTGGGGCTGAAAGTGCCGGACTGGGACGCCAAACGCTTCGACCCCGAGCGATTGCTGGTGGAAGACGTGGGCGTGCCGACGGTCAATGTGATCCAGACCACACGCCTGGGCATTCCCCTGGGCCGGGACGAACACTTGCTCTATCGCTTCGTCGACGCGGCCTACGCACCGTGGTGCACCCGGAACCCGTTGCGTCGCGGACAGGTCGAAGGGCGCGATTATTTTTTGCTTACATGA
- a CDS encoding glutamate-5-semialdehyde dehydrogenase encodes MTESVLDYMTRLGRAAREASRIIGRASTAQKNRALQAAANALDAARAELSAANELDLAAGRANGLEPAMLERLALTPARIDGMIVGLRQVAALPDPVGAIRDMSYRPSGIQVGKMRVPLGVVGIIYESRPNVTIDAASLCLKSGNATILRGGSEAIHSNRAIAACIQRGLAEADLPAAVVQVVETTDRAAVGALITMPEFVDVIVPRGGKGLIERVSRDARVPVIKHLDGICHVYVSAHAELPKAQRIAFNAKTYRYGICGAMETLLVDQAVAEAFLPSMAAQFREKGVELRGCERTRAIIEATVATEEDWDTEYLAPILSIRVIDGLDQAIDHINRHGSHHTDSIVSENLGETRRFVAEVDSASVMINTPTCFADGFEYGLGAEIGISTDKLHARGPVGLEGLTCEKYIVVGDGQLRGQEPV; translated from the coding sequence ATGACTGAGTCCGTTCTTGACTACATGACCCGCCTGGGTCGCGCCGCTCGCGAAGCGTCGCGCATCATCGGCCGTGCCAGCACCGCGCAGAAAAACCGCGCCCTGCAGGCCGCCGCCAATGCGCTGGACGCTGCGCGCGCCGAGCTGTCCGCCGCCAATGAGCTGGACCTGGCCGCTGGTCGGGCCAATGGCCTTGAACCGGCCATGCTCGAGCGCCTGGCGCTGACCCCGGCACGCATCGACGGCATGATCGTCGGTCTGCGTCAGGTCGCGGCGCTGCCGGACCCGGTCGGGGCGATCCGCGACATGAGTTATCGGCCGTCGGGCATCCAGGTCGGCAAGATGCGCGTGCCGCTGGGCGTGGTCGGGATCATCTACGAGTCGCGGCCAAACGTGACCATCGACGCCGCGAGCCTGTGCCTGAAGTCGGGTAACGCGACCATCCTGCGCGGCGGTTCCGAGGCGATCCATTCCAACCGCGCCATTGCCGCCTGCATCCAGCGCGGCCTGGCCGAAGCCGATCTGCCGGCCGCCGTGGTGCAAGTGGTGGAAACCACCGACCGCGCCGCAGTGGGTGCGCTGATCACCATGCCCGAATTCGTCGACGTCATCGTCCCACGTGGTGGCAAGGGCCTGATCGAGCGGGTCAGTCGTGACGCCCGCGTGCCGGTGATCAAACACTTGGACGGCATCTGCCACGTCTACGTCAGCGCCCACGCCGAGCTGCCAAAGGCCCAGCGCATCGCCTTCAACGCCAAGACCTACCGTTATGGCATCTGTGGCGCGATGGAAACCCTGCTGGTGGATCAGGCCGTTGCCGAGGCCTTCCTGCCGTCGATGGCCGCCCAGTTCCGCGAAAAAGGCGTCGAGCTGCGTGGTTGCGAGCGCACCCGGGCGATCATCGAGGCGACGGTGGCCACCGAAGAAGACTGGGACACCGAGTACCTGGCGCCGATCCTGTCGATCCGTGTGATCGACGGGCTGGACCAGGCCATCGACCATATCAATCGCCACGGCTCGCACCACACCGATTCCATCGTCAGTGAAAACCTGGGGGAAACCCGGCGGTTCGTCGCCGAAGTGGACTCGGCGTCGGTGATGATCAATACCCCGACCTGCTTCGCCGACGGCTTCGAATACGGATTGGGTGCCGAGATCGGCATTTCTACTGATAAGCTGCACGCCCGCGGCCCGGTTGGCCTCGAAGGCCTGACCTGCGAGAAGTACATCGTGGTCGGTGACGGCCAGTTACGCGGACAGGAGCCGGTCTGA
- the rsfS gene encoding ribosome silencing factor, translating to MTDKDVSKVKRKGTFKSAPLPVEAHTGVVLAGEELVKVAVAALEDVKAQDIQVIDVREKQSITDYMIIATGTSNRQIGAMLDKVREAVKAQGVKPLGEEGKGDSDWVLLDMDDVIVHMMTASARQFYDLERLWAGAEQSRSASAAHHSPENSHEHFTKLNKDQQ from the coding sequence ATGACTGACAAAGACGTAAGCAAAGTTAAGCGCAAAGGCACGTTCAAAAGCGCCCCGCTGCCCGTAGAGGCGCATACCGGCGTGGTTCTGGCTGGCGAAGAGCTGGTCAAGGTGGCCGTGGCGGCCCTGGAAGACGTCAAGGCCCAGGACATCCAGGTGATCGACGTTCGTGAAAAGCAGAGCATCACGGACTACATGATCATCGCCACCGGTACCTCCAACCGCCAGATCGGCGCGATGCTGGACAAGGTCCGCGAAGCGGTCAAGGCCCAGGGCGTCAAGCCGCTGGGTGAAGAAGGCAAGGGCGACAGCGACTGGGTGCTGTTGGACATGGACGACGTCATCGTGCACATGATGACCGCCTCGGCGCGCCAGTTCTATGACCTGGAGCGCCTGTGGGCCGGTGCCGAGCAGAGCCGTTCGGCGAGCGCCGCGCACCACAGCCCGGAAAACAGCCATGAGCACTTCACCAAGCTCAACAAAGACCAGCAATAA
- the nadD gene encoding nicotinate-nucleotide adenylyltransferase — translation MGDLDPSAAVTTAPPRRIGILGGTFDPVHIGHLRGALEVADALALDELRLTPSARPPHRDTPQVSAQDRLAMVECAVAGVAPLVVDARELQRDKPSYTMDTLELMRAELAADAQVFLLLGWDAFCGLPTWHRWEELLQHCHILVLQRPDADSEPPDALRNLLAARSVSDPLALKGPSGQIAFVWQTPLAVSATQIRQLLASGKSVRFLVPDAVLAYIDAHGLYRASN, via the coding sequence TTGGGCGACCTCGACCCGTCAGCCGCTGTGACGACAGCCCCGCCCCGGCGCATCGGTATCCTGGGCGGCACGTTCGACCCGGTGCACATCGGCCATTTGCGCGGTGCGCTGGAAGTCGCCGATGCCCTGGCCCTCGATGAGCTACGCCTGACGCCCAGCGCCAGGCCGCCGCACCGGGATACGCCGCAGGTATCGGCGCAGGACCGTCTGGCGATGGTCGAGTGCGCGGTGGCCGGTGTGGCACCGTTGGTGGTGGATGCCCGCGAATTGCAGCGGGACAAACCGTCCTACACCATGGATACCCTGGAGCTGATGCGCGCCGAACTGGCCGCTGATGCCCAGGTTTTTCTGCTTCTGGGCTGGGACGCATTTTGCGGCCTGCCCACTTGGCATCGCTGGGAAGAGTTGCTCCAGCATTGCCACATCCTGGTGCTGCAACGCCCGGATGCCGACAGCGAGCCGCCGGATGCCTTGCGCAACCTGCTGGCGGCCCGCTCGGTGAGCGACCCGCTGGCCCTGAAAGGGCCGAGCGGACAGATTGCATTCGTCTGGCAGACGCCGCTCGCGGTATCCGCCACCCAGATCCGTCAACTGCTGGCCAGCGGTAAGTCGGTACGTTTCCTGGTGCCCGACGCGGTCCTGGCCTACATCGATGCGCACGGGCTTTACCGTGCGTCGAACTGA
- the rlmH gene encoding 23S rRNA (pseudouridine(1915)-N(3))-methyltransferase RlmH, giving the protein MRLRLIAVGSRMPKWVEEGWHEYAKRLPSELALELVEIPLNTRGKNADVARFIRQEGEAMLAKVGPNERIVTLEVHGKPWSTEQLAVELDRWRLDSRTVNFMVGGPEGLAPEVCARADQRWSLSPLTLPHPLVRILIGEQLYRAWTVLSGHPYHK; this is encoded by the coding sequence GTGCGACTGCGCCTGATCGCCGTCGGTTCTCGCATGCCCAAGTGGGTGGAAGAAGGCTGGCATGAATATGCCAAGCGTCTTCCGTCCGAGCTGGCCCTGGAACTGGTGGAAATTCCGCTCAATACCCGCGGCAAGAACGCCGACGTGGCGCGCTTTATTCGTCAGGAAGGCGAAGCCATGTTGGCCAAGGTCGGGCCGAACGAGCGGATCGTCACCCTCGAAGTCCACGGCAAGCCCTGGAGTACCGAGCAACTGGCGGTGGAGCTCGATCGCTGGCGGCTGGATTCGCGCACGGTCAATTTCATGGTCGGCGGCCCGGAAGGGTTGGCGCCGGAAGTCTGTGCCCGGGCCGATCAGCGTTGGTCGTTGTCGCCGTTGACGTTACCGCATCCACTGGTGCGGATTCTGATCGGCGAACAGTTGTATCGTGCCTGGACAGTCCTGTCCGGGCACCCTTACCACAAGTAA